A portion of the Faecalibacterium sp. I3-3-89 genome contains these proteins:
- a CDS encoding Crp/Fnr family transcriptional regulator, whose amino-acid sequence MEQYYSILQQCGMFNGIQPRKYREVLSCLNATVREYPRGAHIVELGEQSHNTGVLLDGTMEEFLYDENGNQISVCRFCPGEVFGAELACTGWTASPVCLRASSDCTVMLLDFSALMSQKTLTCPCRMQVTANLMQDMAQQLLFFNTKVRILAQKRLRDRLKIYLQTLTPDEKGCYSLPYTRTELADFLCVDRSALSRELCRMRDERILDFSGAKIHLLNPTFLYGWN is encoded by the coding sequence ATGGAGCAATATTATTCAATTTTACAGCAATGCGGCATGTTCAACGGCATCCAGCCACGAAAATATAGGGAAGTCCTTAGTTGCTTGAATGCGACTGTCCGTGAATATCCTCGTGGTGCGCACATCGTCGAGCTGGGTGAGCAGAGCCACAATACGGGTGTTCTGCTGGATGGCACGATGGAAGAATTTTTGTATGATGAAAATGGCAATCAAATCAGCGTCTGCCGTTTTTGTCCCGGAGAAGTATTTGGTGCAGAACTGGCCTGTACTGGCTGGACGGCAAGTCCGGTCTGTCTGCGTGCCAGTTCGGACTGTACCGTAATGCTGCTGGATTTCAGCGCATTGATGTCACAGAAGACGCTGACCTGTCCCTGCCGGATGCAAGTCACAGCAAATCTTATGCAGGATATGGCGCAGCAGCTTCTCTTTTTTAACACCAAAGTGCGTATTTTAGCACAAAAACGGCTTCGAGATCGTCTGAAGATTTATCTTCAAACCTTGACACCCGATGAAAAAGGCTGTTACAGTCTGCCCTACACCCGGACAGAACTGGCAGATTTCCTCTGTGTGGACCGCAGTGCTCTTTCCCGTGAGCTGTGCCGGATGCGCGATGAGAGGATCCTTGATTTTTCCGGTGCAAAGATTCACCTGTTGAACCCAACGTTTTTGTATGGTTGGAACTGA
- the dnaK gene encoding molecular chaperone DnaK — MSKVIGIDLGTTNSCVAVVEGGKPVVITNAEGERTTPSVVAFTKDGERLVGGAAKRQLAANSGRTVSSIKRHMGSDYRVHIDGKDLTPQEISAMILTKIRRDAESYLGEPVTEAVITVPAYFDDSQRKATQDAGRIAGLNVLRIINEPTAAAVAYGLDNEAPQKILVYDLGGGTFDVSIIEIEDGTFTVLATGGDTRLGGDDFDQRIVEYAVAEFKKSDRIDLSRDPAAMGRLKEEAEKAKKELSSALSAQLNLPFIAVGKDGPHHLDLTLSRPQFEMMTGDLLARTVAPVQNALRDAGISASQLGKVLLVGGSTRMPAVERQVKELLGCEPSHSLNPDECVAMGAAVQGGLLQGGGKLAGATGAAAQGLVLMDVTPLTLSIETLGGVATPLITRNSMIPTRKSQLFTTARPMQTSVEINVLQGERHFARDNKSLGKFKLNGIRASFSSKPQIEVTFDIDVNGVVKVSAKDLGTGREQNITITGSTNLSENEIQRAMADAAAYEAEDSRRKERLDLHNQAEVLAYKVDEALSKCKKELDKEEKNRIKADVANLRRCLRKDKPEKMNETEEANLRQAKSQLEASANHLMLLYASEQGGSGPDDTI; from the coding sequence CCACCAACAGCTGCGTAGCCGTGGTGGAGGGCGGCAAGCCCGTCGTTATCACCAACGCAGAGGGCGAACGCACCACCCCCAGTGTGGTGGCGTTTACCAAGGACGGCGAGCGGCTGGTGGGCGGCGCGGCCAAGCGCCAGCTCGCCGCCAACTCCGGACGGACGGTGTCCAGCATCAAGCGGCATATGGGCAGCGACTACCGCGTCCACATCGACGGCAAGGACCTGACCCCGCAGGAGATCAGCGCCATGATCCTGACCAAGATCCGCCGCGACGCCGAAAGCTATCTGGGCGAGCCGGTGACGGAGGCCGTCATCACTGTCCCGGCCTACTTCGACGACAGCCAGCGCAAGGCCACGCAGGACGCGGGCCGCATCGCGGGCCTGAACGTCCTGCGCATCATCAACGAGCCGACCGCCGCAGCCGTGGCCTACGGCCTCGACAACGAAGCACCCCAGAAGATCCTGGTCTACGACCTCGGCGGCGGTACCTTCGATGTCTCCATCATCGAGATCGAGGACGGCACCTTCACGGTGCTGGCTACCGGCGGCGATACCCGTCTGGGCGGCGACGACTTCGACCAGCGCATCGTGGAGTATGCGGTGGCCGAGTTCAAGAAATCTGACCGCATCGACCTCTCCCGCGACCCCGCCGCCATGGGCCGCCTGAAGGAAGAGGCCGAAAAGGCCAAGAAGGAGCTGTCCAGCGCCCTCTCGGCCCAGCTCAATCTCCCCTTCATCGCGGTGGGCAAGGACGGCCCCCACCACCTCGACCTGACCCTCTCCCGCCCCCAGTTCGAAATGATGACCGGCGACCTGCTGGCCCGGACCGTGGCCCCTGTGCAGAACGCACTGCGGGACGCCGGCATCTCGGCCTCCCAGCTGGGCAAGGTGCTTCTGGTGGGCGGCAGCACCCGGATGCCTGCCGTCGAGCGTCAGGTAAAAGAACTGCTGGGCTGTGAGCCGAGCCACAGCCTCAACCCCGACGAGTGCGTGGCGATGGGTGCCGCCGTACAGGGCGGCCTGTTGCAGGGCGGCGGCAAGCTGGCCGGTGCCACCGGTGCAGCGGCGCAGGGCCTCGTGCTGATGGATGTCACCCCTCTGACCCTCTCCATCGAGACGCTGGGCGGCGTTGCCACCCCCCTCATCACCCGCAACAGCATGATCCCCACCCGCAAGAGCCAGCTCTTCACCACGGCCCGCCCCATGCAGACCAGCGTGGAGATCAACGTCCTGCAGGGCGAGCGGCATTTTGCCCGGGACAACAAGAGCCTCGGCAAGTTCAAGCTGAACGGCATCCGGGCCAGCTTCTCGTCCAAGCCTCAGATCGAAGTCACCTTTGACATCGACGTCAACGGCGTGGTCAAGGTATCAGCCAAGGATCTCGGCACGGGCCGGGAGCAGAACATCACCATCACCGGCAGCACCAACCTCTCGGAGAATGAGATCCAGCGCGCCATGGCGGACGCCGCCGCCTACGAGGCCGAGGACAGCCGCCGCAAGGAGCGTCTCGATCTCCACAATCAGGCCGAAGTGCTGGCCTATAAGGTAGACGAAGCCCTTTCGAAGTGCAAGAAGGAGCTGGACAAGGAGGAGAAGAACCGCATCAAAGCCGATGTGGCGAACCTCCGCCGCTGCCTGCGGAAGGACAAGCCCGAGAAGATGAACGAGACGGAGGAAGCGAACCTCCGTCAGGCCAAGAGCCAGCTGGAGGCCAGCGCAAACCATTTGATGCTCCTCTATGCCTCGGAGCAGGGCGGGAGCGGCCCGGACGATACCATCTGA
- a CDS encoding DUF6061 family protein yields MKYDERACKFNMDTGCVELLLRDVRMISIDCTGVEDALDVTMAQRSELDYLIYNDPLCYADLILNGDPKEYLKNVSGSRTLED; encoded by the coding sequence ATGAAGTACGATGAAAGAGCCTGCAAGTTCAACATGGATACCGGCTGCGTGGAGCTGCTGCTCCGGGATGTGAGAATGATCTCCATTGACTGTACCGGGGTCGAGGATGCACTGGATGTGACCATGGCGCAGAGGTCGGAGTTGGATTATCTTATCTACAATGACCCGCTGTGCTATGCGGATTTGATTCTGAACGGCGACCCGAAGGAATATTTGAAGAATGTGTCCGGTAGTCGTACACTAGAAGATTAA
- a CDS encoding FKBP-type peptidylprolyl isomerase produces MKLEHFGMAEPGDCRVVFSATAAELEEAVQAVRAAPGAAQDEDDLLTAAVNRAILEGFSPLFAQLMEEHGLQPVTDPDFELLAVNRTEGFRVGAQFFCLPPLELGGYTGFVQPIQPRPIRELTIELEINRNHGDEDRAADAEGRRELRARVTQEIYAQRCQQARAVAEQALIAQLGTQVTGPLPKQLVAGNYFAEQRQFNLRMQANGINFDQYLKVQGQTVEEFRAWLHTEAERKLRSRMGLLLVAQREQLWPTEAEVEEELAHWDDKRDGEHTFPSNDRRRAAQRIASSRAAAFVLAHSTLTPPPAEPTVLKAES; encoded by the coding sequence ATGAAACTCGAACATTTTGGAATGGCAGAGCCGGGCGACTGCCGGGTGGTCTTTTCCGCGACGGCGGCAGAGCTGGAAGAAGCCGTGCAGGCCGTGAGAGCCGCCCCGGGGGCTGCGCAGGACGAAGATGACCTGCTGACGGCGGCGGTGAACCGGGCGATCCTGGAGGGATTTTCGCCCTTGTTTGCTCAGCTGATGGAAGAGCATGGCTTGCAGCCTGTCACAGACCCGGATTTTGAGCTTCTGGCGGTGAACCGGACCGAGGGATTCCGGGTGGGGGCGCAGTTCTTCTGTCTGCCGCCGCTGGAGCTGGGGGGATACACCGGCTTTGTCCAGCCCATCCAGCCCCGGCCCATCCGGGAACTGACCATCGAGTTGGAGATCAACCGGAATCACGGCGACGAGGACCGTGCCGCCGACGCCGAGGGCAGGCGAGAACTCCGGGCCAGAGTGACGCAGGAAATCTACGCCCAGCGCTGCCAGCAGGCCCGCGCCGTGGCCGAACAGGCCCTCATCGCCCAGCTGGGCACACAGGTCACAGGCCCGCTGCCCAAGCAGCTCGTGGCGGGCAACTACTTTGCCGAACAGCGTCAGTTCAACCTGCGGATGCAGGCCAACGGCATCAACTTCGACCAGTATCTGAAGGTACAGGGCCAGACCGTGGAGGAGTTCCGCGCATGGCTCCACACCGAGGCGGAGCGCAAGCTGCGCAGCCGGATGGGCCTGCTGCTGGTGGCGCAGCGAGAGCAGCTCTGGCCCACGGAGGCCGAGGTGGAGGAAGAACTGGCCCACTGGGACGACAAGCGGGACGGGGAGCACACCTTCCCCTCAAACGACCGCCGCCGCGCCGCGCAGCGCATCGCGTCCAGCCGGGCCGCTGCCTTCGTGCTGGCCCACTCCACTCTCACGCCGCCGCCCGCTGAGCCGACGGTGCTGAAGGCCGAAAGCTGA
- a CDS encoding DUF3592 domain-containing protein: protein MFNIIIFLIGAGIMFYMAWRSWSRRRRLMTRGEKVEAAVAGTVQSRDGEAYLLEFSTAGGIHHLHYPKPAKGRELAQGAVVTLYYDPDDPAEMYVEGDKSVLGAEVLYIVLGIVLLVLMAGIVH, encoded by the coding sequence ATGTTCAATATCATTATCTTTCTCATCGGCGCAGGCATCATGTTCTATATGGCGTGGCGGAGCTGGTCGCGTCGGCGCAGGCTCATGACCCGGGGCGAAAAAGTAGAGGCCGCAGTGGCGGGCACGGTGCAGAGCCGGGACGGTGAAGCCTATCTGCTGGAATTTTCCACCGCAGGCGGCATCCACCATCTCCATTATCCCAAGCCCGCAAAGGGCAGAGAGCTGGCGCAGGGCGCGGTCGTCACCCTTTATTATGACCCGGACGACCCCGCCGAGATGTACGTCGAGGGCGATAAGTCCGTTCTGGGCGCGGAAGTGCTGTACATCGTGCTGGGCATCGTGCTGCTGGTGCTGATGGCCGGCATCGTCCACTGA
- the ftsH gene encoding ATP-dependent zinc metalloprotease FtsH, which yields MKEVKTPKKPLAIYYAIVLLVLMLLNFVLVPWMNERQIKEVDYGTFMSMTEEKDIGRVDVESNQILFTDKDETQVYKTGLMNDPDLTQRLYDAGAQFSSEIVEQASPLMSFLLSFVLPIVLFVWLGNVMNRKLMEKAGGANSMMFGGVGKSNAKVYVQSTHGIRFADVAGEDEAKENLQEIVDYLHDPKKYEEIGASMPKGILLVGPPGTGKTMLAKAVAGESNVPFFSISGSEFVEMFVGMGASKVRDLFKQAKEKAPCIVFIDEIDAIGQKRNSGQLGGNDEREQTLNQLLTEMDGFEGNTGVIILAATNRPDSLDPALTRPGRFDRRVPVELPDLKGREEILKVHAKKVALAPGIDFNTVARMASGASGAELANIVNEAALRAVRSGRKSVTQADLEESIEVVIAGYQKKNSILTDKEKCIVAYHEVGHALVAALQSHSAPVQKITIIPRTSGALGYTMQVEEGNHYLMTKEELENKIATLTGGRAAEEVAFQSVTTGASNDIEQATKLARAMLTRYGMSKEFDMVALETVNNQYLGGDTSLACSVQTQREIDQRVVELVKTQHEKAIRILTDNRAKLDELAKYLYEKETITGDEFMAILEEKASDEK from the coding sequence ATGAAAGAAGTCAAGACCCCAAAAAAGCCGCTGGCCATCTATTACGCCATCGTGCTGCTGGTGCTGATGCTGCTCAACTTCGTGCTCGTGCCGTGGATGAACGAACGGCAGATCAAGGAAGTGGACTACGGCACCTTCATGTCCATGACCGAGGAGAAGGACATCGGCCGGGTGGATGTGGAATCCAACCAGATCCTTTTTACCGATAAAGACGAAACGCAGGTCTACAAGACGGGCCTCATGAACGACCCTGACCTGACCCAGCGCCTCTACGACGCAGGCGCACAGTTTTCCAGCGAGATCGTCGAGCAGGCCTCGCCGCTGATGAGCTTTCTGCTGAGCTTCGTGCTGCCCATCGTCCTCTTCGTCTGGCTGGGCAATGTTATGAACCGGAAGCTGATGGAGAAGGCCGGCGGCGCGAACTCGATGATGTTCGGCGGCGTGGGCAAGTCCAACGCTAAGGTCTATGTCCAGTCCACCCACGGCATCCGCTTCGCGGATGTGGCCGGCGAGGACGAGGCCAAAGAGAATCTGCAGGAGATCGTTGATTATCTGCACGACCCTAAGAAATACGAGGAGATCGGCGCTTCCATGCCCAAGGGCATCCTCCTCGTCGGCCCTCCGGGCACCGGCAAGACCATGCTGGCAAAAGCCGTGGCCGGTGAGTCCAATGTGCCCTTCTTCTCGATCTCCGGCTCGGAGTTTGTGGAGATGTTCGTGGGCATGGGTGCCTCCAAAGTGCGCGACCTGTTCAAGCAGGCGAAGGAAAAGGCTCCCTGCATCGTCTTTATCGATGAGATCGACGCCATCGGCCAGAAGCGCAACAGCGGCCAGCTGGGCGGCAACGATGAGCGGGAGCAGACCCTGAACCAGCTGCTCACCGAGATGGACGGCTTTGAGGGCAACACTGGCGTCATCATCCTCGCGGCCACCAACCGCCCGGACTCCCTCGACCCCGCCCTGACCCGTCCCGGCCGCTTCGACCGCCGTGTGCCGGTCGAGCTGCCCGACCTCAAGGGCCGCGAGGAGATCCTGAAGGTCCATGCCAAGAAGGTGGCGCTTGCCCCCGGCATCGACTTCAACACCGTGGCCCGGATGGCCTCCGGCGCTTCCGGCGCAGAGCTGGCCAACATCGTCAACGAAGCCGCTCTGCGGGCCGTCCGCTCGGGCCGCAAGAGCGTGACGCAGGCTGACCTTGAGGAGAGCATCGAGGTGGTCATCGCAGGCTACCAGAAGAAGAACTCCATCCTCACCGACAAGGAAAAGTGCATCGTGGCCTACCATGAGGTCGGCCATGCGCTGGTGGCGGCGCTCCAGAGCCACTCCGCTCCCGTCCAGAAGATCACCATCATCCCCCGCACCTCGGGTGCGCTGGGTTATACCATGCAGGTCGAAGAGGGCAACCACTACCTCATGACCAAGGAAGAGCTGGAAAATAAGATCGCCACCCTCACCGGCGGTCGTGCCGCCGAGGAGGTGGCCTTCCAGTCGGTCACGACCGGTGCATCCAACGACATCGAGCAGGCCACCAAGCTGGCCCGCGCCATGCTCACCCGCTACGGCATGAGCAAGGAGTTCGACATGGTAGCCCTTGAGACGGTGAACAACCAGTATCTGGGCGGCGACACCTCGCTGGCCTGCTCGGTCCAGACCCAGAGGGAGATCGACCAGCGGGTCGTGGAGCTGGTGAAGACCCAGCACGAAAAGGCCATCCGGATCCTGACCGACAACCGGGCCAAGCTTGACGAGCTGGCAAAGTACCTCTACGAGAAGGAGACCATCACCGGCGACGAATTTATGGCCATCCTCGAAGAAAAAGCCTCAGATGAAAAATAA
- a CDS encoding transcriptional regulator, IclR family protein gives MRLNKNTARRAAAAAALLTMTAAMSVGAFAADDTVVEGYLPPQAESVMTQGDIALHSDVPVGEVDPNYGGYASPVENPIQGNVMMISDAAEEKHEARYTVKGLLGKQVLYTARQEGQVLTLDAPDDNATFRATILDMQALLDQGVSTLVFKTGKTSTTLNLTLLCEGQKSGTKVTLRHLGSSARLTVGFRSRRDLIVGR, from the coding sequence ATGAGACTGAACAAGAACACTGCACGCCGTGCCGCTGCTGCGGCCGCTCTGCTGACCATGACCGCTGCAATGAGCGTGGGCGCTTTCGCTGCCGATGACACGGTCGTCGAGGGCTATCTGCCCCCGCAGGCCGAGAGCGTCATGACGCAGGGCGACATCGCCCTCCACTCTGACGTTCCGGTGGGGGAGGTAGACCCCAACTACGGCGGCTACGCCTCCCCGGTGGAGAATCCCATTCAGGGCAACGTCATGATGATCTCCGACGCAGCGGAGGAAAAGCACGAGGCCCGTTACACCGTCAAGGGTCTGCTGGGCAAGCAGGTGCTTTATACCGCCCGTCAGGAAGGCCAGGTGCTGACGCTGGACGCTCCGGATGACAACGCTACCTTCCGGGCCACCATCCTCGATATGCAGGCCCTGCTGGATCAGGGCGTGAGCACGCTGGTGTTCAAGACCGGCAAGACCTCCACCACCCTGAACCTGACCCTCCTGTGCGAGGGCCAGAAGTCCGGCACCAAAGTGACCCTGCGCCACCTCGGCAGCAGCGCCCGCCTCACCGTGGGCTTCCGCAGCCGCCGCGACCTCATCGTCGGTCGCTGA
- a CDS encoding acyl-CoA dehydratase activase, translating into MLSLGIDIGTSTVKLVLLKNQEIEKQWMAVHHGNPFVCLKKGLSTLELAMDTPFSLCVTGSNTEALLEQDSAIPSLGDIPAIVEGVRWIIPQVGSVIEIGSQGARFITDLQSRAPQFSVNEHCAGGTGSFFEDQMSRVGCRLGDYSSLVEQAQSVPRLSGRCAVFAKTDIIHRQQEGVSTPDILLGLCYAMIRNYKVTIVRRLPICKPVVFCGGVTCNAGVIRAIRDIFGLSEKELIVPEFARYEAALGAALKASGSFTLRQLNDSLDRTLTTHHMVGTLPKLELRSGTSLAEPNATKIIPESGCALGIDIGSTSTDLVLVGADGELVDFQYLRTAGDPEGAVRKGLASIRQRFGDIRFTAVGVTGSGRERIGKRIGADAVRDEITAQAKGAAHWVPEVDTVFEIGGQDSKYISIQNGEVVDFQMNKICAAGTGSFVEEQAARMGIPLAEFGPLALSSEHPASLGERCTVFIETAIASASAEGISRADIAAGLCHSIVQNYLHKVVGSKPVGQHIVLQGGVDYNPGIVAAFQSAYGDRVQVSPVFSISGAYGAALLAHEAVGDAPSRFVGFDSPAKDAEDSRSAEIQKNIDFYKQADKLLLEGYTGKRDPRKKTVGVPFALMIHKFFPMANAFFTSLGFNVVLTDPTSEETIRLAQQTAQGETCYPVKLIYGHMQQLIDQKVDYIFLPTIHTMKHEKSRVKHNYGCVYMQTAAASIAKALDIESKGITLLSPVFDLDFGQEAMASAMLGLSKILGIPKPFCAKALLSGAMAVRRHTAAVEKQGKALLATLRPNDKVLVLITRNYGVSDPILNMGIPELLLERGYKVITLSHLPGHALDISDEYDNLYYPFGQHILSGAKLIAHHPNLYAVYLTNHGCGPDTMLSHLFKQEMGDKPYLQIEVDEHFSNVGVITRIEAFLNSLQHRPAVALPTDFNIEQVDIHPCRLAQTPFPNVPLYLPAMGAYTPYLAAYFKQQGADPYELPHLTDDILSLGRAETSAKEYLPFPALLGSILAERKNDHAHAQFLIPQTQGAEADGQYARVIRAVLDRRKEQNAQLISPMLETLPEMAQNCDALFRALLAGDILYATPADKRADISAQWDALPGWEQLHTAAREIGALLTKGRRIAAVGTPLCLTELDSGVLAALEAEGEQVLRAPLSEALWFLWKDNLDENKPSAGWLDQMQRQMQTLGNELGAHSAFAEDAETLFLIADSALPNFSGGNGRYRYAKAVELSSRTNAVLTLAPRYENTAMILDMRGLHDACSAPLFQLSLDNDWDETAWSRLRSFLYYC; encoded by the coding sequence ATGCTTTCGTTGGGAATAGATATCGGTACATCAACGGTCAAGTTGGTGCTGTTGAAAAATCAAGAAATTGAAAAGCAGTGGATGGCGGTGCATCACGGCAACCCTTTTGTCTGCCTGAAAAAAGGTCTTTCCACGTTGGAGCTGGCGATGGATACTCCGTTTTCACTCTGTGTGACCGGAAGCAACACGGAGGCTCTGCTGGAGCAAGATTCAGCCATTCCCTCTTTAGGCGATATCCCAGCTATCGTCGAGGGTGTGCGCTGGATCATTCCGCAGGTGGGTTCGGTCATTGAAATTGGCAGTCAGGGCGCGCGATTCATCACGGACTTGCAGAGCCGCGCACCTCAGTTTTCAGTCAACGAACACTGCGCGGGCGGTACAGGTTCGTTCTTTGAAGACCAAATGTCTCGCGTGGGCTGCAGGCTGGGAGATTACTCTTCGCTGGTAGAGCAGGCACAGAGTGTTCCGCGCCTTTCCGGTCGGTGTGCGGTCTTTGCCAAAACAGATATCATCCACCGCCAGCAGGAAGGCGTTTCCACGCCGGATATCCTGTTGGGGTTGTGTTATGCCATGATTCGGAACTATAAGGTGACCATCGTGCGGCGGCTGCCGATCTGTAAACCTGTGGTATTCTGCGGTGGTGTTACCTGCAATGCAGGCGTGATCCGAGCCATCCGGGATATATTCGGGTTGAGTGAGAAAGAACTCATCGTTCCGGAGTTTGCCCGATATGAAGCGGCTCTTGGTGCTGCACTCAAAGCATCCGGCTCGTTCACGTTACGTCAACTGAATGATTCTCTGGACCGTACACTAACAACACACCACATGGTCGGAACATTGCCCAAACTGGAACTGCGCTCCGGCACGAGCCTTGCGGAGCCAAACGCTACCAAGATCATTCCAGAAAGTGGCTGCGCATTGGGCATCGACATCGGTTCTACCAGTACCGATCTTGTTCTGGTCGGTGCAGACGGTGAACTGGTAGACTTTCAATATCTGCGCACCGCAGGTGACCCGGAAGGAGCTGTCCGCAAAGGCCTTGCAAGTATTCGTCAGCGGTTTGGTGATATCCGATTCACCGCAGTCGGTGTGACCGGTTCAGGACGAGAGCGCATCGGCAAACGCATCGGAGCAGATGCTGTCCGGGATGAGATCACTGCGCAAGCCAAGGGAGCTGCTCATTGGGTGCCGGAAGTCGATACCGTGTTTGAAATCGGCGGACAGGATAGCAAATACATCAGCATCCAGAACGGTGAAGTTGTGGATTTTCAGATGAACAAGATCTGCGCTGCCGGTACCGGTTCTTTTGTGGAAGAACAAGCTGCCCGTATGGGCATCCCACTGGCGGAGTTTGGTCCATTAGCCTTATCCTCTGAACATCCGGCATCCTTGGGAGAACGGTGCACGGTGTTTATCGAAACGGCCATTGCGTCCGCTTCCGCTGAAGGTATTTCACGGGCGGATATTGCCGCAGGCCTTTGTCACTCCATCGTACAGAACTATCTGCATAAAGTTGTTGGTTCTAAACCTGTGGGGCAGCACATCGTTTTGCAGGGCGGTGTCGATTACAACCCCGGCATTGTGGCGGCATTCCAATCCGCATACGGCGACCGCGTACAGGTCAGCCCGGTCTTTTCCATCAGTGGTGCGTATGGCGCGGCTTTGCTGGCACATGAAGCTGTGGGCGACGCACCCAGCCGATTTGTGGGATTTGACAGCCCGGCAAAGGACGCAGAGGACAGCCGCAGTGCGGAGATCCAGAAGAATATTGACTTCTACAAGCAGGCAGACAAACTGCTTTTGGAGGGTTACACTGGCAAACGTGACCCACGTAAAAAGACCGTAGGTGTGCCTTTTGCGTTGATGATCCACAAATTCTTCCCGATGGCAAATGCCTTCTTTACCTCGTTGGGCTTCAATGTCGTCCTGACTGACCCCACCAGTGAGGAAACAATCCGGCTGGCTCAGCAGACCGCACAAGGGGAGACCTGCTACCCGGTCAAACTTATTTACGGCCATATGCAGCAGCTCATCGACCAAAAAGTAGACTACATCTTCTTGCCCACCATCCACACGATGAAGCACGAAAAGAGCCGTGTGAAACACAACTACGGCTGCGTCTATATGCAGACGGCAGCCGCATCCATTGCCAAAGCTCTGGACATTGAGAGCAAGGGCATCACTCTGCTCAGCCCGGTATTCGATCTCGATTTTGGGCAGGAAGCTATGGCATCTGCAATGCTGGGACTGAGCAAGATTTTAGGAATCCCGAAACCGTTTTGTGCCAAAGCTCTGCTCAGTGGTGCCATGGCGGTGCGCCGCCATACCGCCGCCGTGGAAAAACAGGGCAAAGCTCTGCTGGCGACCCTGAGACCGAACGATAAAGTGTTGGTGCTCATCACCCGCAACTACGGCGTTTCCGACCCCATCCTGAACATGGGCATCCCGGAACTGCTGTTGGAGCGGGGCTACAAGGTCATTACGCTGAGCCACCTGCCCGGTCATGCGCTGGACATCTCCGATGAATACGATAATCTTTATTATCCGTTCGGGCAGCATATCCTGTCCGGAGCAAAGCTGATCGCTCACCACCCGAACCTCTACGCTGTCTACCTGACGAACCACGGCTGCGGCCCGGACACCATGCTCTCACACCTGTTCAAGCAGGAGATGGGCGATAAACCCTACCTGCAAATCGAAGTGGATGAGCATTTTTCCAATGTGGGTGTCATCACTCGCATTGAAGCGTTCCTGAACAGCTTGCAACACCGCCCGGCGGTGGCTCTGCCGACAGATTTCAACATCGAGCAGGTCGATATTCACCCCTGTCGTCTGGCACAGACACCATTCCCCAATGTGCCACTCTATCTTCCGGCGATGGGTGCTTATACGCCCTATCTGGCCGCATATTTCAAACAGCAAGGGGCAGACCCCTACGAGCTGCCGCACCTGACGGACGATATTCTGAGCCTTGGCCGAGCGGAGACGAGTGCAAAAGAATACCTGCCTTTCCCGGCACTGCTGGGCAGCATCCTTGCTGAGCGTAAAAACGACCACGCACATGCGCAGTTCCTAATTCCACAGACGCAGGGTGCGGAGGCAGACGGTCAGTACGCCCGTGTCATCCGTGCTGTGTTGGACCGCAGAAAAGAGCAGAATGCTCAACTTATCAGCCCAATGCTGGAAACACTGCCCGAAATGGCGCAGAACTGTGACGCACTCTTCCGCGCACTGTTGGCGGGAGATATCCTCTATGCTACTCCGGCAGATAAACGTGCAGACATTTCGGCACAGTGGGATGCTCTGCCCGGCTGGGAGCAGCTGCACACAGCGGCGAGAGAGATCGGCGCACTTCTCACCAAAGGCCGCCGCATTGCCGCTGTTGGTACGCCGCTCTGCCTGACAGAACTGGACAGCGGCGTACTTGCCGCGCTGGAAGCCGAAGGCGAACAGGTGCTTCGCGCCCCACTCAGCGAGGCACTCTGGTTTCTGTGGAAAGACAATTTGGATGAAAACAAACCATCGGCTGGTTGGCTTGACCAGATGCAGAGGCAGATGCAGACCCTTGGTAATGAACTTGGAGCGCACAGTGCCTTTGCGGAAGACGCTGAAACACTGTTCCTCATTGCGGACTCTGCCTTGCCGAATTTTTCAGGCGGGAACGGTCGATATCGGTACGCCAAGGCCGTGGAGCTTTCTAGCCGTACCAATGCAGTGCTGACCCTTGCACCCCGGTATGAAAATACCGCTATGATTCTGGATATGCGCGGCCTGCACGATGCCTGCAGTGCCCCACTGTTCCAGCTTTCCCTTGATAACGACTGGGATGAAACTGCATGGAGCCGCCTGCGTTCGTTCCTCTACTACTGCTGA